A stretch of Halocalculus aciditolerans DNA encodes these proteins:
- the tbsP gene encoding transcriptional regulator TbsP → MTANLLGTDVEEVLGEVLRGEPSELYVVNPSADTVERVVDATTNYEGDLPTIKLVAEKGLLKDVMDDFIVASNTADLLESGTLELATADASNRSSLLVTETQTVSLVEAGGQVGGVATDDPDFAATSYDAAVETFDDADEFSLRTPAISRVRQTLDDEISPDVEGDFDGVMASMETARGDGDGLDEVTVSLLVAAKNRVLLYDISKWGEDVGIASKATFSRTKTKLEDKGLIDTEKVPIDVGRPRLRLKLADDRLEEAPPSELANVAQTVLAS, encoded by the coding sequence ATGACAGCGAACCTGCTCGGCACGGATGTCGAGGAAGTACTGGGGGAAGTGCTCCGGGGGGAGCCTTCTGAACTCTACGTCGTCAATCCGTCGGCGGACACCGTCGAGCGTGTCGTCGACGCGACGACGAACTACGAGGGGGACCTTCCGACGATCAAACTCGTCGCCGAGAAGGGCTTGCTGAAAGACGTCATGGACGACTTCATCGTCGCGTCCAACACGGCAGACCTCCTCGAATCTGGCACGCTCGAGCTCGCGACGGCCGACGCGTCCAACCGGAGTAGCCTCCTCGTCACCGAGACGCAGACCGTCTCGCTCGTCGAGGCCGGCGGCCAGGTCGGCGGTGTCGCCACCGACGACCCCGACTTCGCCGCCACGTCCTACGACGCGGCCGTCGAAACGTTCGACGACGCCGACGAGTTCTCTCTCCGCACCCCGGCGATCAGCCGCGTCCGGCAGACGCTCGACGACGAAATCAGCCCCGACGTCGAAGGCGACTTCGACGGCGTGATGGCGTCCATGGAGACCGCGCGTGGCGACGGCGACGGCCTCGACGAAGTCACCGTCAGCCTCCTCGTCGCGGCGAAGAACCGCGTCCTCCTCTACGACATCTCGAAATGGGGCGAGGACGTCGGCATCGCCTCCAAGGCGACGTTCAGCCGCACGAAGACCAAGCTCGAGGACAAGGGCCTCATCGACACGGAGAAGGTCCCCATCGACGTCGGCCGGCCGCGCCTCCGCCTGAAGCTCGCGGACGACCGACTCGAAGAAGCGCCGCCGTCCGAACTCGCGAACGTCGCGCAAACGGTCCTCGCGAGCTAA
- the glyA gene encoding serine hydroxymethyltransferase, which produces MEYPSVRETDPAVADALEGEVERQQDTLAMIASENHVSEAVLEAQGSVLTNKYAEGYPGGRYYAGCENADQVETLAIERAKELWGADHVNVQPHSGSSANMAVYFSVLEPGDSILSLDLTHGGHLSHGHHVNFAGKLYDVTHYKVDEETGRLDYDAIVERAEDVDPDIIVSGASAYPREIDWTAIQAAADAVDAYHMADIAHITGLVAAGEHANPVGVADFVTGSTHKTIRAGRGGIVMCDEEHAKAVDSAVFPGSQGGPLMHNVAGKAVGFGEALEPEFAEYAAQVVENAEVLAETLQDHGFSLVSGGTDTHLVLADLRESHPDVTGGDAEDALQEVGIVLNANTVPGETRSAFNPSGIRAGTPALTTRGFDADAMRTVGDCIARVVSNIGDADVYAEVAADVQELCDDHPIYE; this is translated from the coding sequence ATGGAGTATCCGTCCGTCCGAGAGACCGACCCGGCCGTCGCCGACGCCCTCGAAGGCGAGGTCGAACGCCAGCAGGACACCCTCGCGATGATCGCGAGCGAGAACCACGTCAGCGAAGCCGTGCTCGAAGCGCAGGGGAGCGTCCTGACGAACAAGTACGCGGAAGGCTACCCGGGCGGGCGGTACTACGCGGGCTGTGAGAACGCAGACCAGGTGGAGACCCTCGCCATCGAGCGCGCGAAGGAACTCTGGGGCGCAGACCACGTGAACGTCCAGCCGCACTCCGGGTCGTCGGCGAACATGGCGGTCTACTTCTCCGTCCTCGAGCCGGGCGATTCGATTCTCTCGCTCGACCTGACGCACGGCGGCCACCTCTCCCACGGCCACCACGTGAACTTCGCGGGGAAGCTCTACGACGTCACGCACTACAAGGTCGACGAGGAGACGGGCCGCCTCGACTACGACGCCATCGTCGAGCGCGCCGAGGACGTCGACCCGGACATCATCGTCTCCGGGGCGTCCGCGTACCCGCGCGAGATCGATTGGACGGCGATTCAGGCGGCCGCGGACGCCGTCGACGCCTACCACATGGCGGACATCGCGCACATCACCGGGCTGGTCGCCGCGGGCGAGCACGCGAACCCGGTCGGCGTCGCGGACTTCGTCACGGGGTCGACGCACAAGACCATCCGCGCGGGCCGCGGCGGCATCGTCATGTGCGACGAGGAACACGCGAAAGCCGTCGACTCCGCGGTCTTCCCCGGGTCGCAGGGCGGCCCGCTGATGCACAACGTCGCCGGGAAAGCGGTCGGGTTCGGCGAAGCCTTAGAGCCCGAGTTCGCGGAGTACGCCGCACAGGTCGTCGAGAACGCCGAGGTCCTCGCCGAAACCCTCCAGGACCACGGGTTCTCCCTCGTCTCCGGCGGCACGGACACGCACCTCGTGCTCGCGGACCTCCGCGAATCCCACCCCGACGTCACGGGCGGCGACGCCGAGGATGCCCTCCAGGAGGTCGGCATCGTCCTGAACGCGAACACCGTCCCCGGCGAGACGCGCTCCGCGTTCAACCCCTCCGGAATTCGCGCCGGCACGCCCGCGCTCACCACGCGCGGCTTCGACGCCGACGCGATGCGCACCGTCGGCGACTGCATCGCCCGCGTCGTCTCCAACATCGGCGACGCCGACGTCTACGCCGAGGTCGCCGCCGACGTCCAGGAACTCTGCGACGACCACCCCATCTACGAGTAG
- a CDS encoding bifunctional 5,10-methylenetetrahydrofolate dehydrogenase/5,10-methenyltetrahydrofolate cyclohydrolase produces the protein MTTVIDGNAVAEDVRADVAATVDALDAEGVTPGLATVLMSDDDASSTYVSMKQRDCEEVGIESFHVEIDPDEPASELYETIDDLNAREDVHGILVQLPLPDHVDEREVLRRVDPAKDVDGFHPENVGRLVAGDPRFVPCTPNGVMRLLDDADVPLDGLDATVVGRSNIVGKPLSNLLLQENATVTTCHSRTTDLEAHTRSADLVVAAAGIPEFIDASMLAEGAVVIDVGTNRVEDSSEKGYHLTGDVDFESAKEKASVISPSPGGVGPMTRAMLLVNTVEAAAALTDSDVPLP, from the coding sequence ATGACCACCGTCATCGATGGGAACGCCGTCGCGGAGGACGTGCGCGCGGACGTCGCGGCGACCGTGGACGCGCTCGACGCCGAGGGCGTGACGCCGGGGCTCGCGACCGTCCTGATGAGCGACGACGACGCCAGCTCGACGTACGTCTCGATGAAGCAACGCGACTGCGAGGAGGTCGGCATCGAGAGCTTCCACGTCGAAATCGACCCCGACGAACCCGCGAGCGAGCTCTACGAGACCATCGACGACCTGAACGCGCGCGAGGACGTGCACGGTATCCTCGTCCAGCTCCCCCTGCCGGACCACGTCGACGAGCGCGAGGTCCTGCGGCGCGTCGACCCCGCGAAGGACGTCGACGGCTTCCACCCGGAGAACGTCGGCCGCCTCGTCGCCGGCGACCCCCGATTCGTCCCCTGCACGCCGAACGGCGTGATGCGCCTGCTCGACGACGCCGACGTCCCCCTCGACGGGCTGGACGCGACCGTCGTCGGCCGGTCGAACATCGTCGGGAAACCCCTCTCGAACCTCCTCCTCCAGGAGAACGCGACGGTGACGACCTGTCACTCGCGCACGACCGACCTCGAAGCGCACACGCGGAGCGCCGACCTCGTCGTCGCCGCCGCCGGCATCCCCGAGTTCATCGACGCCAGCATGCTCGCCGAGGGCGCAGTCGTCATCGACGTCGGCACGAACCGCGTCGAGGATAGCTCGGAAAAAGGCTACCACCTCACCGGCGACGTCGACTTCGAGAGCGCGAAGGAGAAAGCGAGCGTCATCTCCCCCTCCCCGGGCGGCGTCGGCCCGATGACGCGCGCGATGCTCCTCGTCAACACCGTCGAGGCCGCCGCTGCCCTCACCGACAGCGACGTCCCGCTCCCCTAG
- a CDS encoding alpha/beta hydrolase — translation MVSEPSEDVQAVLAAMESMDLPEIHELEPEQVREGMEGRFAGAEPVADVGAVEDREIPGPDGDIPVRVYTPESEGPHPVVVFYHGGGFVFGSPDGHDAPARLLTNGADAVVVSVDYRLAPEHPFPAPVEDAYAALRWVAENQEAVGGNGTVAVAGDSAGGNLAAVAALAARNRDDGPDVAYQALVYPVVDFREDAAGGGYASHVENAEGYFLTAADMEYFHDHYAPSWVHHRNPYLSPLLAESHADLPPATVATCGFDPLRDEGRAYADALDADGVDVTRREYDDLIHGVLNMVQEPMDVQGGHDLLDDVAGDLRDALH, via the coding sequence ATGGTGTCTGAGCCGAGCGAGGACGTGCAGGCGGTGCTCGCCGCGATGGAGTCGATGGACCTCCCGGAGATACACGAACTCGAACCCGAGCAGGTCCGCGAGGGCATGGAGGGGCGGTTCGCGGGCGCGGAACCCGTCGCCGACGTCGGTGCCGTCGAGGACCGCGAGATTCCCGGACCCGACGGCGACATCCCCGTGCGCGTCTACACGCCCGAGAGCGAGGGCCCGCACCCGGTCGTCGTCTTCTACCACGGCGGCGGGTTCGTCTTCGGGAGCCCCGACGGCCACGACGCGCCCGCGCGCCTCCTGACGAACGGCGCGGACGCCGTCGTCGTCTCCGTCGACTACCGACTCGCCCCCGAACACCCCTTCCCCGCGCCCGTCGAGGACGCCTACGCCGCCCTCCGGTGGGTCGCCGAGAACCAGGAAGCCGTCGGCGGGAACGGCACGGTTGCCGTCGCCGGCGACTCCGCGGGCGGGAACCTCGCCGCCGTCGCCGCGCTCGCCGCGCGCAACCGCGACGACGGCCCCGACGTCGCCTACCAGGCGCTCGTCTACCCCGTCGTCGACTTCCGCGAGGACGCCGCGGGCGGCGGCTACGCCTCCCACGTGGAGAACGCCGAGGGCTACTTCCTCACCGCCGCCGACATGGAGTACTTCCACGACCACTACGCGCCCTCGTGGGTCCACCACAGAAACCCCTACCTCAGCCCGCTCCTCGCCGAGAGCCACGCCGACCTCCCGCCCGCGACCGTCGCCACCTGCGGGTTCGACCCGCTCCGCGACGAAGGCCGCGCGTACGCCGACGCCCTCGACGCCGACGGCGTCGACGTCACTCGCCGCGAGTACGACGACCTCATCCACGGCGTCCTCAACATGGTCCAGGAGCCCATGGACGTTCAGGGCGGCCACGATCTCCTCGACGACGTCGCCGGCGACCTCCGCGACGCCCTCCACTGA
- a CDS encoding DUF7117 family protein: MEVRGRRECKACGAEWSYFETGSVECPECGSVVSVGVGERREHTDHAADLDLGEVLAARGERDVRAGSADGERGGDIVLAAEAAEEAARAYLRERGFVRGGELLDLDDTYLAAAELRFVAGTLARRTDVSEGEEAYFESLVSAAADGERPDASEVPDSLRDSRGLGYANAVRDYRQELREWGEETGRGLRDVLESLGDHVKRVRALDGDVGVEESEALVSAARAAADAARGDESGVERARDALSALA; encoded by the coding sequence ATGGAGGTTCGTGGTCGTCGAGAGTGCAAGGCGTGTGGCGCGGAGTGGTCGTACTTCGAGACGGGGAGCGTGGAGTGTCCGGAGTGCGGGAGCGTGGTGAGCGTCGGCGTCGGCGAACGACGAGAACACACGGACCACGCGGCCGACCTCGACCTCGGGGAAGTGCTCGCCGCCCGAGGAGAAAGAGACGTGCGAGCCGGTTCGGCAGACGGCGAGAGAGGCGGCGACATTGTGCTCGCTGCGGAGGCGGCGGAGGAGGCGGCGCGGGCGTACCTCCGGGAGCGCGGGTTCGTGCGCGGCGGGGAGCTGCTCGACCTCGACGACACGTACCTCGCGGCGGCGGAGCTCCGGTTCGTCGCGGGGACGCTCGCGCGGCGGACGGACGTGAGCGAGGGAGAAGAAGCGTACTTCGAGTCGCTCGTCTCGGCGGCGGCGGACGGGGAGCGGCCGGACGCGAGCGAAGTCCCGGATTCGCTCCGGGATTCGCGCGGGCTGGGGTACGCGAACGCGGTGCGGGACTACCGTCAGGAGCTCCGGGAGTGGGGGGAAGAGACAGGACGCGGCCTGCGGGATGTTTTGGAGTCGCTCGGCGACCACGTGAAGCGGGTGCGGGCGCTCGACGGGGACGTCGGCGTCGAGGAGTCGGAGGCGCTCGTTTCGGCGGCGCGCGCGGCGGCGGACGCCGCCCGCGGGGACGAGTCGGGCGTGGAGCGGGCGCGCGACGCGCTCTCGGCCCTCGCGTAG
- a CDS encoding DUF7528 family protein, producing MHEVSRSDAAALCGELEDALTEREEFLHTACEHREDGGYVVERRNASSAGHRKVFDSVDALCRLYDRLPDSFTADDLDAAGVTGSRRHMLVWHFAEHPRFDCSLASKQPLTAAKDGGEDDA from the coding sequence GTGCACGAAGTGTCTCGGAGCGACGCCGCCGCGTTGTGCGGGGAGCTCGAGGACGCGCTGACGGAGCGCGAGGAGTTCCTGCACACGGCCTGCGAGCATCGGGAGGACGGGGGTTACGTCGTCGAGCGGCGGAACGCGAGTTCGGCGGGCCACCGGAAGGTCTTCGACTCCGTCGATGCGCTCTGCCGGCTCTACGACCGCCTCCCCGATTCGTTCACGGCGGACGACCTCGACGCGGCGGGCGTGACGGGGAGCCGACGGCACATGCTCGTCTGGCACTTCGCCGAGCACCCCCGCTTCGACTGCTCGCTCGCGTCGAAACAACCGCTCACCGCCGCGAAAGACGGCGGGGAGGACGACGCGTAG
- a CDS encoding DUF1028 domain-containing protein: protein MTFSIVARDPETEAVGVAVQSKFVSVGSVVPFASADAGAVATQSFANVAYGPDGLDYLREGLTAEETIDRLTAADDDAADRQVGVVGQDGSVAAFTGDDCFEHAGDRQGENYTVQGNILENRETVDAMADAFEETEGGLPEKLLAALHAGNDAGGDSRGEQGAALYVAKPEGGYDGRNDRWVDVRVDDHDRPIEELERVFRIYDITLLAREEPEETRELAGETAEAVLETLADLGFYDGTPSGEFGEAERDALEAFRGMNNFENHSLDVLEDAIARGWDDASGDGLAGSTGGGADGEERVVNAIWHGLQRLDRK, encoded by the coding sequence ATGACGTTCTCGATAGTGGCGCGCGACCCGGAAACGGAGGCGGTCGGAGTGGCGGTCCAGTCGAAGTTCGTGAGCGTGGGCAGCGTGGTTCCGTTCGCGTCGGCGGACGCGGGGGCGGTGGCGACGCAGTCCTTCGCGAACGTCGCCTACGGGCCCGACGGGCTCGACTACCTCCGCGAGGGGCTCACCGCGGAGGAGACCATCGACCGGCTCACGGCGGCGGACGACGACGCCGCGGACCGGCAGGTCGGCGTCGTCGGGCAGGACGGCTCGGTCGCGGCGTTCACGGGCGACGACTGCTTCGAGCACGCGGGCGACCGACAGGGCGAGAACTACACTGTGCAGGGGAACATTCTGGAGAACCGGGAGACCGTGGACGCGATGGCGGACGCGTTCGAGGAGACCGAGGGCGGGCTGCCGGAGAAGCTGCTCGCGGCGCTCCACGCGGGGAACGACGCGGGCGGGGACTCCCGCGGCGAGCAGGGCGCGGCGCTCTACGTCGCGAAGCCCGAGGGCGGCTACGACGGCCGGAACGACCGCTGGGTGGACGTCCGCGTCGACGACCACGACCGCCCCATCGAGGAACTCGAACGCGTCTTCCGCATCTACGACATCACGCTCCTCGCCCGCGAGGAGCCAGAGGAGACCCGCGAGCTCGCCGGCGAGACCGCGGAGGCGGTGCTGGAGACGCTCGCGGACCTCGGGTTCTACGACGGTACGCCGTCCGGTGAGTTCGGCGAGGCGGAACGCGACGCGCTGGAGGCGTTTCGCGGGATGAACAACTTCGAGAACCACTCGCTCGACGTCCTCGAAGACGCCATCGCGCGCGGCTGGGACGACGCGAGCGGGGACGGACTCGCCGGGTCGACAGGCGGCGGGGCCGACGGTGAAGAGCGGGTTGTGAACGCCATCTGGCACGGCCTCCAGCGCCTCGACCGCAAGTAA
- a CDS encoding PadR family transcriptional regulator, giving the protein MHELTGFQRDILFVVAGLGDPHGMAVQEALEAYYDSAVQHGHLYPNLDTLADAGLIDKSTRDARSNAYSLTDAGVEEIEARREWEADVSDR; this is encoded by the coding sequence ATGCACGAGCTGACGGGATTCCAACGCGACATCCTCTTCGTCGTCGCCGGCCTCGGTGACCCCCACGGCATGGCCGTCCAAGAGGCCCTCGAGGCGTACTACGACTCGGCCGTTCAGCACGGCCACCTCTACCCGAACCTCGACACGCTCGCCGACGCCGGTCTCATCGATAAGTCCACGCGCGACGCCCGCTCCAACGCCTACTCGCTCACCGACGCCGGCGTCGAGGAGATCGAAGCGCGCCGCGAGTGGGAAGCCGACGTGAGCGACCGCTGA
- a CDS encoding SLC13 family permease, translating into MIRPDVSTQRGRLVVVAFAVLATLAVALAPTPSGLSLAGKYAVATMVFAAVCWVTGALPLAVTALSIPVLLTAFGVYGDIDAALAPFADHLIFLFIAGFMLANALQKYDIDRRVALWLMATMGSSPRKLVAAVMIATAFFSMWVSNTATSAMMAPIAVGVLTQVIGRDDLKEQGDDGEFTNLQVSMLLGTAYAASVGGVGTLIGTPPNAIVAGQLEQLLNYEITFFDWLLIGLPIVVVTLPIVWFVLTYVLFPPEVDDVSDARARAEEFLREEGDLSRDGTVVAGIFATTALLWVVGGLGDFVQPYLSPVTYTTIFGGSGETLLGTTSGHQGLLYYVMVGLYAIPALVLFDTMEWEELEDIDWGTILLFGGGLSLASGFAETGATKWIAETVFNALTGAPIVLIVAVVVLLIIFLTEMTSNTATATIIVPVLISLGGVLAATLGLADYAAAIFLAVSGAVAASFAFALPVATPPNAIVFGSGYLEQKHMMRAGVVLNLVMTAVLTLLIYALFLFVWPTLLW; encoded by the coding sequence ATGATACGGCCCGACGTCTCGACGCAACGCGGCCGACTCGTCGTCGTCGCGTTCGCGGTACTCGCAACGCTCGCCGTCGCGCTCGCACCGACTCCCAGCGGGCTCTCGCTCGCCGGGAAGTACGCGGTCGCGACGATGGTGTTCGCCGCCGTCTGCTGGGTGACGGGCGCGCTCCCGCTCGCCGTCACCGCGCTCAGCATCCCCGTGCTCCTCACCGCCTTCGGCGTCTACGGCGACATCGACGCGGCGCTCGCGCCGTTCGCCGACCACCTCATCTTCCTCTTCATCGCCGGGTTCATGCTGGCGAACGCGCTCCAGAAGTACGACATCGACCGGCGCGTCGCCCTCTGGCTCATGGCGACCATGGGCTCCTCGCCCCGGAAGCTCGTCGCCGCCGTGATGATCGCGACGGCCTTCTTCTCGATGTGGGTGTCGAACACCGCCACGTCGGCGATGATGGCCCCCATCGCCGTCGGCGTCCTCACCCAGGTCATCGGCCGCGACGACCTCAAAGAGCAGGGCGACGACGGCGAGTTCACGAACCTCCAGGTGTCGATGCTCCTCGGGACCGCGTACGCCGCCTCCGTGGGTGGCGTCGGCACGCTCATCGGCACGCCCCCGAACGCCATCGTCGCCGGCCAGCTCGAACAGCTCCTCAACTACGAGATCACGTTCTTCGACTGGCTCCTCATCGGCCTCCCAATCGTCGTCGTCACGCTCCCCATCGTCTGGTTCGTCCTCACGTACGTCCTCTTCCCGCCCGAAGTCGACGACGTGAGTGACGCCCGCGCCCGCGCCGAGGAGTTCCTCCGCGAGGAAGGCGACCTCTCCCGCGACGGGACGGTCGTCGCCGGCATCTTCGCGACGACCGCGCTCCTCTGGGTCGTCGGCGGCCTCGGCGACTTCGTCCAACCCTACCTCTCTCCCGTCACGTACACGACGATCTTCGGCGGGTCCGGCGAGACGCTCCTCGGCACGACGAGCGGCCACCAGGGCCTCCTCTACTACGTCATGGTCGGCCTCTACGCGATTCCCGCGCTCGTCCTCTTCGACACGATGGAGTGGGAGGAACTGGAGGACATCGACTGGGGGACCATCCTCCTCTTCGGCGGCGGCCTCTCGCTCGCCAGCGGCTTCGCGGAGACCGGCGCGACGAAGTGGATCGCCGAGACGGTGTTCAACGCCCTCACCGGCGCGCCCATCGTCCTCATCGTCGCCGTCGTCGTCCTCCTCATCATCTTCCTCACCGAGATGACGTCGAACACCGCGACCGCGACCATCATCGTCCCCGTCCTCATCAGCCTCGGCGGCGTCCTCGCCGCCACCCTCGGCCTCGCCGACTACGCCGCCGCCATCTTCCTCGCCGTCTCCGGTGCCGTCGCCGCCTCCTTCGCGTTCGCCCTCCCCGTCGCCACCCCGCCGAACGCCATCGTCTTCGGCAGCGGCTACCTCGAACAGAAACACATGATGCGCGCCGGCGTCGTCCTCAACCTCGTCATGACCGCCGTCCTCACCCTCCTCATCTACGCCCTCTTCCTCTTCGTCTGGCCGACCCTCCTCTGGTAA
- a CDS encoding SAM-dependent methyltransferase, with protein MASPPVDPDDITPAAWRLLRVAAGYEQRAVERELDGVMQAHVSMLESGSRALSRERRERLLVLYAAELTAEQVVVLAEHF; from the coding sequence ATGGCGTCCCCGCCCGTCGACCCGGACGACATCACCCCGGCCGCGTGGCGACTGCTCCGCGTCGCCGCCGGCTACGAGCAGCGCGCGGTCGAACGCGAACTCGACGGCGTCATGCAGGCGCACGTCTCGATGCTGGAGTCCGGAAGCCGCGCGCTCAGCCGCGAGCGCCGCGAACGCCTGCTCGTGCTCTACGCCGCGGAACTCACCGCCGAGCAGGTCGTGGTGCTCGCCGAACACTTCTAG
- a CDS encoding AI-2E family transporter produces the protein MESSQSIDRARAGWWAMGTVLAAVLGFILYQFIGTFVFGIFLYYATRPVYKRVRRRVRSRSLAAAISVLALALPALFLLAYTLAIALQEFSKFVATQGIDVGRLEAYLSPYVDVSGIVQDPQSLLSQPDSIDAILGLFAGLNQYLGFLGSVALHAFIMVTIAFYLLRDDHRLSSWFLRRFADGDGIVEVYGRRVDHDFSNIFFGNILNAVITGIIGSIAYSLLDFVAPFGLNIPYPALMGVLTGIASLIPVVGMKLVYVPITGWLGFRVFELGGTDLVWFPFLFVLVSFVVVDVFPDLVLRPYVSGRGIHLGMIMLAYIFGPLLFGWYGIFLGPMLLVLVVHFVNLVLPELVSGQPIEPEELGDVITTAGEHPADAEVLDRLETEVDAESAGGDDAAPTDVASADSERDAGAGDGANADSDAASGGGEDSESDAAGGGSGSTSGSPSGE, from the coding sequence ATGGAGTCCTCGCAGAGTATCGACCGCGCCCGCGCCGGCTGGTGGGCGATGGGGACCGTGCTCGCCGCCGTCCTCGGATTCATCCTCTATCAGTTCATCGGCACGTTCGTCTTCGGCATCTTCCTCTACTACGCCACCCGTCCGGTCTACAAGCGCGTGCGCCGCCGCGTCCGCTCGCGGAGCCTCGCCGCCGCCATCAGCGTGCTCGCGCTCGCGCTCCCCGCGCTCTTCCTCCTCGCGTACACGCTCGCCATCGCCCTCCAGGAGTTCAGCAAGTTCGTCGCGACGCAGGGAATCGACGTCGGTCGCCTCGAAGCCTATCTCTCCCCGTACGTCGACGTCTCCGGCATCGTCCAAGACCCCCAGTCCCTCCTCTCCCAGCCCGACTCCATCGACGCTATCCTCGGGCTGTTCGCCGGTCTGAACCAGTACCTCGGGTTCCTCGGGAGCGTCGCGCTCCACGCGTTCATCATGGTCACCATCGCGTTCTACCTCCTGCGCGACGACCACCGCCTCAGCTCGTGGTTCCTCCGCCGGTTCGCCGACGGCGACGGCATCGTCGAAGTCTACGGCCGCCGCGTCGACCACGACTTCTCCAACATCTTCTTCGGGAACATTTTGAACGCCGTCATCACCGGCATCATCGGCTCCATCGCGTACAGCCTCCTCGACTTCGTCGCGCCGTTCGGCCTGAACATCCCCTACCCCGCGCTCATGGGCGTCCTCACCGGCATCGCGAGCCTGATTCCCGTCGTCGGGATGAAGCTCGTCTACGTCCCCATCACGGGCTGGCTCGGCTTCCGCGTCTTCGAACTCGGCGGCACCGACCTCGTCTGGTTCCCCTTCCTCTTCGTCCTCGTCTCCTTCGTCGTCGTCGACGTCTTCCCCGACCTCGTCCTCCGGCCGTACGTCTCCGGGCGCGGCATCCACCTCGGGATGATCATGCTCGCGTACATCTTCGGGCCGCTCCTCTTCGGCTGGTACGGCATCTTCCTCGGCCCGATGCTCCTCGTGCTCGTCGTCCACTTCGTCAACCTCGTCCTCCCCGAGCTCGTCTCCGGCCAGCCCATCGAGCCGGAAGAGCTCGGCGACGTCATCACGACCGCCGGCGAACACCCGGCGGACGCCGAAGTCCTCGACCGCCTCGAAACCGAAGTCGATGCAGAATCGGCTGGCGGCGACGACGCCGCGCCCACGGATGTCGCGTCCGCGGACTCCGAACGCGACGCGGGAGCCGGGGACGGGGCGAACGCGGACTCGGATGCGGCGAGCGGGGGCGGGGAGGACAGCGAGTCGGACGCGGCGGGCGGAGGGAGTGGGAGTACGAGCGGGTCGCCGAGCGGCGAGTAG